One region of Oncorhynchus keta strain PuntledgeMale-10-30-2019 chromosome 24, Oket_V2, whole genome shotgun sequence genomic DNA includes:
- the LOC118402995 gene encoding eukaryotic elongation factor 2 kinase-like isoform X4: MEDELIFSMDEVGSAQRNPLQQRTPDQRAPSLSNAYDSDEDDYYICPITDDPVSQAEDICGYLKNLVHSKQLSNSPKNSFSYKAVWKRAIEKAKAMPDPWAEFHLEEVKTEPCIRYRYNAITAAWSQDTVHIKVSGQPFGRGAMRECFRTKKLSNFSHSSNWKCACNYVTKRYMEPVDRDVYFEDVRLQMEAKLWGEEYNRHRPPKQVDIMQMCVIEMMERPGKPLYHLEHYIEGKYIKYNSNSGFVKDDNIRLTPQAFSHFSFERSAHQLIVVDIQGVGDLYTDPQIHTERGTDFGDGNLGVRGMALFFHSHLCNKICKSMGLTPFDLSTAEKSHLDCTNTLLKSAQTVLRGSEEQCGFTRFRTISGGRVPPLLSHLSETSSGDDSMSDISDSIPCSPLAFPGSPLGQHFSMGSMGRSPLGWSFINEMDEREKHNRSHSPEHKDSENGGDSGCPSERRSEGDPTDHADGARPHRYNRYYSESDEDSVRRLTDDKWSVYHSSRSHVHRPSCVAVEMERLDSLILERKIGKSILGKVHLAMVHYHEAGRFCDKEEQWDQDSAMYHLERAAMCGELAAIVALGQCYLQLPHHILSEMELEDNSGSRMKGFKFLLQAAEAGHRSCMILVARAFDTGINLSPDRSQDWKEAMRWYNCALNMTDYDEGGEFDGMQDEPCYQLLAREAEMYQEGGHSLDPDPQRAGDLFTKAADSAMEAMKGRLANQYYMKAEEAWGMMEEEE, translated from the exons ATGGAGGATGAACTGATATTCAGTATGGATGAGGTGGGCAGTGCCCAACGTAACCCACTGCAACAGAGGACCCCTGATCAACGGGCCCCATCTCTAAGTAACGCTTACGATAGCGACGAGGACGACTACTACATCTGTCCAATCACAGACGACCCTGTCAGCCAGGCCGAAGACATCTGTGGCTATTTAAAGAATCTCGTCCACAGCAAGCAGCTGTCTAACTCCCCCAAAAACTCCTTCTCCTACAAG GCGGTGTGGAAAAGAGCCATAGAGAAGGCCAAGGCCATGCCTGACCCATGGGCTGAGTTTCACCTGGAAGAAGTCAAGACAGAGCCATGCATACGATACAG GTACAATGCAATCACGGCGGCATGGTCTCAAGATACAGTGCACATCAAGGTTTCTGGCCAG CCTTTTGGACGCGGGGCCATGAGGGAATGCTTCAGAAC GAAGAAGCTGTCTAACTTCTCCCATAGTAGTAACTGGAAGTGTGCGTGTAACTATGTGACGAAGCGCTACATGGAGCCTGTGGACAGGGATGTGTACTTTGAGGATGTCAGGCTGCAGATGGAGGCCAAACTCTGGGGAGAAGAGTACAACCGCCACAGGCCACCCAAACAG gtGGACATCATGCAGATGTGTGTGATTGAGATGATGGAGCGTCCAGGTAAACCTCTGTACCACCTGGAACACTACATAGAGGGGAAGTACATCAAATACAACTCCAACTCTGGCTTCGTCAAGGATGACAACATCAGGCTCACTCCACAG GCATTCAGTCACTTCTCGTTTGAACGTTCGGCCCACCAGCTGATCGTGGTGGACATCCAGGGGGTGGGGGACCTCTACACGGACCCTCAGATCcacacagagagggggacagacttCGGAGACGGAAACCTGG gtgtGCGGGGCATGGCACTGTTCTTCCACTCCCACCTGTGTAATAAGATATGTAAGAGTATGGGGCTCACACCCTTTGACCTCTCCACTGCAGAGAAAAGCCATCTAGACTGCACCAACACACTGCTG AAGTCGGCCCAGACGGTACTGAGGGGTAGTGAGGAACAGTGTGGTTTCACTCGTTTTCGTACTATATCAGGGGGCCGTGTGCCCCCACTTCTCTCCCACCTGTCAGAGACCTCGTCTGGGGATGACTCTATGAGTGACATAAGTGACTCCATCCCCTGCTCGCCCCTCGCCTTCCCCGGCTCTCCACTAGGACAGCACTTCTCTATGGGCTCCATGGGCAGGTCTCCTCTGG GTTGGTCTTTCATAAATGAGATGGATGAACGGGAGAAACACAACCGCAGCCACAGCCCAGAACACAAG GACTCAGAGAATGGAGGAGACAGTGGTTGTCcaagtgagaggaggagtgaaggggACCCAACCGACCATGCAGATGGG GCCCGCCCCCACCGCTACAACAGATACTACTCTGAGTCGGACGAGGACAGTGTGAGACGG ctGACAGATGATAAATGGAGTGTCTACCACTCGTCTCGTTCTCATGTCCACCGGCCATCCTGTGTTGCTGTGGAGATGGAAAGACTTGACTCGCTGATCCTGGAGAGGAAGATTGGCAAGTCCATCCTGGGGAAG GTGCACCTGGCGATGGTGCATTACCACGAGGCTGGTCGGTTCTGTGACAAGGAGGAGCAGTGGGACCAGGACTCAGCCATGTACCACCTGGAGAGAGCCGCCATGTGTGGGGAACTAGCGGCTATCGTTGCCCTGGGACAGTGTTACCTACAGCTGCCACACCATATACTGTCAGAGATGGAGCTAGAG GACAACTCAGGGAGCCGTATGAAGGGCTTTAAGTTCCTTCTGCAGGCTGCTGAGGCAGGACACAGATCCTGCATGATCCTGGTGGCCAGGGCCTTCGACACCGGCATCAACCTCTCACCAGACAG GTCCCAGGACTGGAAGGAGGCGATGAGATGGTACAACTGTGCCCTGAACATGACAGACTATGATGAGGGGGGCGAGTTTGACGGCATGCAGGACGAGCCTTGCTACCAGCTGCTGGCCAGAGAGGCTGAGATGTACCAGGAGGGGGGCCACAGCCTGGACCCAGACCCTCAGAGAGCAG gTGATCTGTTCACAAAGGCAGCAGACTCAGCCATGGAGGCGATGAAGGGCCGACTGGCCAACCAGTACTATATGAAAGCAGAGGAGGCCTGGGGcatgatggaggaagaggagtag
- the LOC118402995 gene encoding eukaryotic elongation factor 2 kinase-like isoform X5, giving the protein MEDELIFSMDEVGSAQRNPLQQRTPDQRAPSLSNAYDSDEDDYYICPITDDPVSQAEDICGYLKNLVHSKQLSNSPKNSFSYKAVWKRAIEKAKAMPDPWAEFHLEEVKTEPCIRYRYNAITAAWSQDTVHIKVSGQPFGRGAMRECFRTKKLSNFSHSSNWKCACNYVTKRYMEPVDRDVYFEDVRLQMEAKLWGEEYNRHRPPKQVDIMQMCVIEMMERPGKPLYHLEHYIEGKYIKYNSNSGFVKDDNIRLTPQAFSHFSFERSAHQLIVVDIQGVGDLYTDPQIHTERGTDFGDGNLGVRGMALFFHSHLCNKICKSMGLTPFDLSTAEKSHLDCTNTLLKSAQTVLRGSEEQCGFTRFRTISGGRVPPLLSHLSETSSGDDSMSDISDSIPCSPLAFPGSPLGQHFSMGSMGRSPLGWSFINEMDEREKHNRSHSPEHKDSENGGDSGCPSERRSEGDPTDHADGLTDDKWSVYHSSRSHVHRPSCVAVEMERLDSLILERKIGKSILGKVHLAMVHYHEAGRFCDKEEQWDQDSAMYHLERAAMCGELAAIVALGQCYLQLPHHILSEMELEDNSGSRMKGFKFLLQAAEAGHRSCMILVARAFDTGINLSPDRSQDWKEAMRWYNCALNMTDYDEGGEFDGMQDEPCYQLLAREAEMYQEGGHSLDPDPQRAGDLFTKAADSAMEAMKGRLANQYYMKAEEAWGMMEEEE; this is encoded by the exons ATGGAGGATGAACTGATATTCAGTATGGATGAGGTGGGCAGTGCCCAACGTAACCCACTGCAACAGAGGACCCCTGATCAACGGGCCCCATCTCTAAGTAACGCTTACGATAGCGACGAGGACGACTACTACATCTGTCCAATCACAGACGACCCTGTCAGCCAGGCCGAAGACATCTGTGGCTATTTAAAGAATCTCGTCCACAGCAAGCAGCTGTCTAACTCCCCCAAAAACTCCTTCTCCTACAAG GCGGTGTGGAAAAGAGCCATAGAGAAGGCCAAGGCCATGCCTGACCCATGGGCTGAGTTTCACCTGGAAGAAGTCAAGACAGAGCCATGCATACGATACAG GTACAATGCAATCACGGCGGCATGGTCTCAAGATACAGTGCACATCAAGGTTTCTGGCCAG CCTTTTGGACGCGGGGCCATGAGGGAATGCTTCAGAAC GAAGAAGCTGTCTAACTTCTCCCATAGTAGTAACTGGAAGTGTGCGTGTAACTATGTGACGAAGCGCTACATGGAGCCTGTGGACAGGGATGTGTACTTTGAGGATGTCAGGCTGCAGATGGAGGCCAAACTCTGGGGAGAAGAGTACAACCGCCACAGGCCACCCAAACAG gtGGACATCATGCAGATGTGTGTGATTGAGATGATGGAGCGTCCAGGTAAACCTCTGTACCACCTGGAACACTACATAGAGGGGAAGTACATCAAATACAACTCCAACTCTGGCTTCGTCAAGGATGACAACATCAGGCTCACTCCACAG GCATTCAGTCACTTCTCGTTTGAACGTTCGGCCCACCAGCTGATCGTGGTGGACATCCAGGGGGTGGGGGACCTCTACACGGACCCTCAGATCcacacagagagggggacagacttCGGAGACGGAAACCTGG gtgtGCGGGGCATGGCACTGTTCTTCCACTCCCACCTGTGTAATAAGATATGTAAGAGTATGGGGCTCACACCCTTTGACCTCTCCACTGCAGAGAAAAGCCATCTAGACTGCACCAACACACTGCTG AAGTCGGCCCAGACGGTACTGAGGGGTAGTGAGGAACAGTGTGGTTTCACTCGTTTTCGTACTATATCAGGGGGCCGTGTGCCCCCACTTCTCTCCCACCTGTCAGAGACCTCGTCTGGGGATGACTCTATGAGTGACATAAGTGACTCCATCCCCTGCTCGCCCCTCGCCTTCCCCGGCTCTCCACTAGGACAGCACTTCTCTATGGGCTCCATGGGCAGGTCTCCTCTGG GTTGGTCTTTCATAAATGAGATGGATGAACGGGAGAAACACAACCGCAGCCACAGCCCAGAACACAAG GACTCAGAGAATGGAGGAGACAGTGGTTGTCcaagtgagaggaggagtgaaggggACCCAACCGACCATGCAGATGGG ctGACAGATGATAAATGGAGTGTCTACCACTCGTCTCGTTCTCATGTCCACCGGCCATCCTGTGTTGCTGTGGAGATGGAAAGACTTGACTCGCTGATCCTGGAGAGGAAGATTGGCAAGTCCATCCTGGGGAAG GTGCACCTGGCGATGGTGCATTACCACGAGGCTGGTCGGTTCTGTGACAAGGAGGAGCAGTGGGACCAGGACTCAGCCATGTACCACCTGGAGAGAGCCGCCATGTGTGGGGAACTAGCGGCTATCGTTGCCCTGGGACAGTGTTACCTACAGCTGCCACACCATATACTGTCAGAGATGGAGCTAGAG GACAACTCAGGGAGCCGTATGAAGGGCTTTAAGTTCCTTCTGCAGGCTGCTGAGGCAGGACACAGATCCTGCATGATCCTGGTGGCCAGGGCCTTCGACACCGGCATCAACCTCTCACCAGACAG GTCCCAGGACTGGAAGGAGGCGATGAGATGGTACAACTGTGCCCTGAACATGACAGACTATGATGAGGGGGGCGAGTTTGACGGCATGCAGGACGAGCCTTGCTACCAGCTGCTGGCCAGAGAGGCTGAGATGTACCAGGAGGGGGGCCACAGCCTGGACCCAGACCCTCAGAGAGCAG gTGATCTGTTCACAAAGGCAGCAGACTCAGCCATGGAGGCGATGAAGGGCCGACTGGCCAACCAGTACTATATGAAAGCAGAGGAGGCCTGGGGcatgatggaggaagaggagtag
- the LOC118402995 gene encoding eukaryotic elongation factor 2 kinase-like isoform X1 translates to MEDELIFSMDEVGSAQRNPLQQRTPDQRAPSLSNAYDSDEDDYYICPITDDPVSQAEDICGYLKNLVHSKQLSNSPKNSFSYKNETEKEIPQQSVGFGAFSDNARAVWKRAIEKAKAMPDPWAEFHLEEVKTEPCIRYRYNAITAAWSQDTVHIKVSGQPFGRGAMRECFRTKKLSNFSHSSNWKCACNYVTKRYMEPVDRDVYFEDVRLQMEAKLWGEEYNRHRPPKQVDIMQMCVIEMMERPGKPLYHLEHYIEGKYIKYNSNSGFVKDDNIRLTPQAFSHFSFERSAHQLIVVDIQGVGDLYTDPQIHTERGTDFGDGNLGVRGMALFFHSHLCNKICKSMGLTPFDLSTAEKSHLDCTNTLLKSAQTVLRGSEEQCGFTRFRTISGGRVPPLLSHLSETSSGDDSMSDISDSIPCSPLAFPGSPLGQHFSMGSMGRSPLGWSFINEMDEREKHNRSHSPEHKDSENGGDSGCPSERRSEGDPTDHADGARPHRYNRYYSESDEDSVRRLTDDKWSVYHSSRSHVHRPSCVAVEMERLDSLILERKIGKSILGKVHLAMVHYHEAGRFCDKEEQWDQDSAMYHLERAAMCGELAAIVALGQCYLQLPHHILSEMELEDNSGSRMKGFKFLLQAAEAGHRSCMILVARAFDTGINLSPDRSQDWKEAMRWYNCALNMTDYDEGGEFDGMQDEPCYQLLAREAEMYQEGGHSLDPDPQRAGDLFTKAADSAMEAMKGRLANQYYMKAEEAWGMMEEEE, encoded by the exons ATGGAGGATGAACTGATATTCAGTATGGATGAGGTGGGCAGTGCCCAACGTAACCCACTGCAACAGAGGACCCCTGATCAACGGGCCCCATCTCTAAGTAACGCTTACGATAGCGACGAGGACGACTACTACATCTGTCCAATCACAGACGACCCTGTCAGCCAGGCCGAAGACATCTGTGGCTATTTAAAGAATCTCGTCCACAGCAAGCAGCTGTCTAACTCCCCCAAAAACTCCTTCTCCTACAAG AATGAAACggagaaagaaattccacaacaGTCTGTCGGGTTTGGGGCGTTTTCTGACAATGCACGG GCGGTGTGGAAAAGAGCCATAGAGAAGGCCAAGGCCATGCCTGACCCATGGGCTGAGTTTCACCTGGAAGAAGTCAAGACAGAGCCATGCATACGATACAG GTACAATGCAATCACGGCGGCATGGTCTCAAGATACAGTGCACATCAAGGTTTCTGGCCAG CCTTTTGGACGCGGGGCCATGAGGGAATGCTTCAGAAC GAAGAAGCTGTCTAACTTCTCCCATAGTAGTAACTGGAAGTGTGCGTGTAACTATGTGACGAAGCGCTACATGGAGCCTGTGGACAGGGATGTGTACTTTGAGGATGTCAGGCTGCAGATGGAGGCCAAACTCTGGGGAGAAGAGTACAACCGCCACAGGCCACCCAAACAG gtGGACATCATGCAGATGTGTGTGATTGAGATGATGGAGCGTCCAGGTAAACCTCTGTACCACCTGGAACACTACATAGAGGGGAAGTACATCAAATACAACTCCAACTCTGGCTTCGTCAAGGATGACAACATCAGGCTCACTCCACAG GCATTCAGTCACTTCTCGTTTGAACGTTCGGCCCACCAGCTGATCGTGGTGGACATCCAGGGGGTGGGGGACCTCTACACGGACCCTCAGATCcacacagagagggggacagacttCGGAGACGGAAACCTGG gtgtGCGGGGCATGGCACTGTTCTTCCACTCCCACCTGTGTAATAAGATATGTAAGAGTATGGGGCTCACACCCTTTGACCTCTCCACTGCAGAGAAAAGCCATCTAGACTGCACCAACACACTGCTG AAGTCGGCCCAGACGGTACTGAGGGGTAGTGAGGAACAGTGTGGTTTCACTCGTTTTCGTACTATATCAGGGGGCCGTGTGCCCCCACTTCTCTCCCACCTGTCAGAGACCTCGTCTGGGGATGACTCTATGAGTGACATAAGTGACTCCATCCCCTGCTCGCCCCTCGCCTTCCCCGGCTCTCCACTAGGACAGCACTTCTCTATGGGCTCCATGGGCAGGTCTCCTCTGG GTTGGTCTTTCATAAATGAGATGGATGAACGGGAGAAACACAACCGCAGCCACAGCCCAGAACACAAG GACTCAGAGAATGGAGGAGACAGTGGTTGTCcaagtgagaggaggagtgaaggggACCCAACCGACCATGCAGATGGG GCCCGCCCCCACCGCTACAACAGATACTACTCTGAGTCGGACGAGGACAGTGTGAGACGG ctGACAGATGATAAATGGAGTGTCTACCACTCGTCTCGTTCTCATGTCCACCGGCCATCCTGTGTTGCTGTGGAGATGGAAAGACTTGACTCGCTGATCCTGGAGAGGAAGATTGGCAAGTCCATCCTGGGGAAG GTGCACCTGGCGATGGTGCATTACCACGAGGCTGGTCGGTTCTGTGACAAGGAGGAGCAGTGGGACCAGGACTCAGCCATGTACCACCTGGAGAGAGCCGCCATGTGTGGGGAACTAGCGGCTATCGTTGCCCTGGGACAGTGTTACCTACAGCTGCCACACCATATACTGTCAGAGATGGAGCTAGAG GACAACTCAGGGAGCCGTATGAAGGGCTTTAAGTTCCTTCTGCAGGCTGCTGAGGCAGGACACAGATCCTGCATGATCCTGGTGGCCAGGGCCTTCGACACCGGCATCAACCTCTCACCAGACAG GTCCCAGGACTGGAAGGAGGCGATGAGATGGTACAACTGTGCCCTGAACATGACAGACTATGATGAGGGGGGCGAGTTTGACGGCATGCAGGACGAGCCTTGCTACCAGCTGCTGGCCAGAGAGGCTGAGATGTACCAGGAGGGGGGCCACAGCCTGGACCCAGACCCTCAGAGAGCAG gTGATCTGTTCACAAAGGCAGCAGACTCAGCCATGGAGGCGATGAAGGGCCGACTGGCCAACCAGTACTATATGAAAGCAGAGGAGGCCTGGGGcatgatggaggaagaggagtag
- the LOC118402995 gene encoding eukaryotic elongation factor 2 kinase-like isoform X3, with protein sequence MEDELIFSMDEVGSAQRNPLQQRTPDQRAPSLSNAYDSDEDDYYICPITDDPVSQAEDICGYLKNLVHSKQLSNSPKNSFSYKNETEKEIPQQSVGFGAFSDNARAVWKRAIEKAKAMPDPWAEFHLEEVKTEPCIRYRYNAITAAWSQDTVHIKVSGQPFGRGAMRECFRTKKLSNFSHSSNWKCACNYVTKRYMEPVDRDVYFEDVRLQMEAKLWGEEYNRHRPPKQVDIMQMCVIEMMERPGKPLYHLEHYIEGKYIKYNSNSGFVKDDNIRLTPQAFSHFSFERSAHQLIVVDIQGVGDLYTDPQIHTERGTDFGDGNLGVRGMALFFHSHLCNKICKSMGLTPFDLSTAEKSHLDCTNTLLKSAQTVLRGSEEQCGFTRFRTISGGRVPPLLSHLSETSSGDDSMSDISDSIPCSPLAFPGSPLGQHFSMGSMGRSPLGWSFINEMDEREKHNRSHSPEHKDSENGGDSGCPSERRSEGDPTDHADGLTDDKWSVYHSSRSHVHRPSCVAVEMERLDSLILERKIGKSILGKVHLAMVHYHEAGRFCDKEEQWDQDSAMYHLERAAMCGELAAIVALGQCYLQLPHHILSEMELEDNSGSRMKGFKFLLQAAEAGHRSCMILVARAFDTGINLSPDRSQDWKEAMRWYNCALNMTDYDEGGEFDGMQDEPCYQLLAREAEMYQEGGHSLDPDPQRAGDLFTKAADSAMEAMKGRLANQYYMKAEEAWGMMEEEE encoded by the exons ATGGAGGATGAACTGATATTCAGTATGGATGAGGTGGGCAGTGCCCAACGTAACCCACTGCAACAGAGGACCCCTGATCAACGGGCCCCATCTCTAAGTAACGCTTACGATAGCGACGAGGACGACTACTACATCTGTCCAATCACAGACGACCCTGTCAGCCAGGCCGAAGACATCTGTGGCTATTTAAAGAATCTCGTCCACAGCAAGCAGCTGTCTAACTCCCCCAAAAACTCCTTCTCCTACAAG AATGAAACggagaaagaaattccacaacaGTCTGTCGGGTTTGGGGCGTTTTCTGACAATGCACGG GCGGTGTGGAAAAGAGCCATAGAGAAGGCCAAGGCCATGCCTGACCCATGGGCTGAGTTTCACCTGGAAGAAGTCAAGACAGAGCCATGCATACGATACAG GTACAATGCAATCACGGCGGCATGGTCTCAAGATACAGTGCACATCAAGGTTTCTGGCCAG CCTTTTGGACGCGGGGCCATGAGGGAATGCTTCAGAAC GAAGAAGCTGTCTAACTTCTCCCATAGTAGTAACTGGAAGTGTGCGTGTAACTATGTGACGAAGCGCTACATGGAGCCTGTGGACAGGGATGTGTACTTTGAGGATGTCAGGCTGCAGATGGAGGCCAAACTCTGGGGAGAAGAGTACAACCGCCACAGGCCACCCAAACAG gtGGACATCATGCAGATGTGTGTGATTGAGATGATGGAGCGTCCAGGTAAACCTCTGTACCACCTGGAACACTACATAGAGGGGAAGTACATCAAATACAACTCCAACTCTGGCTTCGTCAAGGATGACAACATCAGGCTCACTCCACAG GCATTCAGTCACTTCTCGTTTGAACGTTCGGCCCACCAGCTGATCGTGGTGGACATCCAGGGGGTGGGGGACCTCTACACGGACCCTCAGATCcacacagagagggggacagacttCGGAGACGGAAACCTGG gtgtGCGGGGCATGGCACTGTTCTTCCACTCCCACCTGTGTAATAAGATATGTAAGAGTATGGGGCTCACACCCTTTGACCTCTCCACTGCAGAGAAAAGCCATCTAGACTGCACCAACACACTGCTG AAGTCGGCCCAGACGGTACTGAGGGGTAGTGAGGAACAGTGTGGTTTCACTCGTTTTCGTACTATATCAGGGGGCCGTGTGCCCCCACTTCTCTCCCACCTGTCAGAGACCTCGTCTGGGGATGACTCTATGAGTGACATAAGTGACTCCATCCCCTGCTCGCCCCTCGCCTTCCCCGGCTCTCCACTAGGACAGCACTTCTCTATGGGCTCCATGGGCAGGTCTCCTCTGG GTTGGTCTTTCATAAATGAGATGGATGAACGGGAGAAACACAACCGCAGCCACAGCCCAGAACACAAG GACTCAGAGAATGGAGGAGACAGTGGTTGTCcaagtgagaggaggagtgaaggggACCCAACCGACCATGCAGATGGG ctGACAGATGATAAATGGAGTGTCTACCACTCGTCTCGTTCTCATGTCCACCGGCCATCCTGTGTTGCTGTGGAGATGGAAAGACTTGACTCGCTGATCCTGGAGAGGAAGATTGGCAAGTCCATCCTGGGGAAG GTGCACCTGGCGATGGTGCATTACCACGAGGCTGGTCGGTTCTGTGACAAGGAGGAGCAGTGGGACCAGGACTCAGCCATGTACCACCTGGAGAGAGCCGCCATGTGTGGGGAACTAGCGGCTATCGTTGCCCTGGGACAGTGTTACCTACAGCTGCCACACCATATACTGTCAGAGATGGAGCTAGAG GACAACTCAGGGAGCCGTATGAAGGGCTTTAAGTTCCTTCTGCAGGCTGCTGAGGCAGGACACAGATCCTGCATGATCCTGGTGGCCAGGGCCTTCGACACCGGCATCAACCTCTCACCAGACAG GTCCCAGGACTGGAAGGAGGCGATGAGATGGTACAACTGTGCCCTGAACATGACAGACTATGATGAGGGGGGCGAGTTTGACGGCATGCAGGACGAGCCTTGCTACCAGCTGCTGGCCAGAGAGGCTGAGATGTACCAGGAGGGGGGCCACAGCCTGGACCCAGACCCTCAGAGAGCAG gTGATCTGTTCACAAAGGCAGCAGACTCAGCCATGGAGGCGATGAAGGGCCGACTGGCCAACCAGTACTATATGAAAGCAGAGGAGGCCTGGGGcatgatggaggaagaggagtag